A portion of the Candidatus Schekmanbacteria bacterium genome contains these proteins:
- a CDS encoding B12-binding domain-containing radical SAM protein: MKILLVTPISDTHYVVPPIGLGYLASALRRNGFNEVRILDCIKEKMNLRRFEEFIEKNSHDVVGFQIFSCDFATTIKQMEIVKKNRPETIVIIGGVHVSTTSERVLDDAKFADYGFCGESEVSLPKFMNKISGKEDIPFDSIEGLVRKENGKTIVNQRLYIEDLNAIEFPAWDLMDPRTYPENPQGAFFKNFPIAPISTSRGCPYLCTFCASHTNMGRMVRFRSIENVMKEMDQLYYDYNVREFHIIDDVFNLYKERVYEFCQALRERNWDISYTFPNGIRLNTLDREVLQAMKETGVYSFTVGIESGSQRILNHMKKSLTLEEIEDKVNLINEAGLHPSGFFIIGYPAETEDDIKETIKFAKKLKIKRAHFSNFLPLPGTEATRVLQSTGEVGEIKWGELFYSRVPYSPPGISKERLKALQRKAFISFHLRWRIIIGMLSEIKSLRHIQSLVKRMWDYLFTT, encoded by the coding sequence ATGAAGATACTGCTTGTAACTCCTATAAGTGATACACATTACGTTGTTCCTCCTATCGGTCTGGGTTACCTTGCTTCAGCTCTACGCAGGAACGGCTTTAATGAAGTAAGAATTCTCGATTGCATAAAGGAAAAGATGAACTTGAGGAGATTTGAAGAGTTCATTGAGAAAAATTCTCATGATGTTGTTGGCTTCCAGATATTCTCATGCGATTTCGCAACTACAATAAAACAGATGGAGATCGTTAAGAAAAACCGCCCTGAAACCATTGTGATCATTGGCGGAGTGCACGTTTCCACAACAAGCGAACGGGTACTTGATGATGCAAAATTTGCTGATTACGGTTTTTGCGGGGAAAGCGAAGTAAGTCTTCCCAAGTTTATGAATAAGATATCAGGAAAAGAGGATATACCATTTGATTCAATCGAAGGACTTGTGAGAAAGGAAAATGGGAAGACAATAGTGAATCAGCGTCTTTATATTGAAGATTTAAATGCCATTGAATTTCCTGCATGGGATTTAATGGATCCGAGGACCTATCCTGAAAATCCGCAGGGTGCGTTTTTTAAGAATTTCCCCATAGCGCCTATTTCAACTTCAAGGGGATGCCCTTATCTTTGTACATTCTGTGCTTCACATACCAATATGGGGCGAATGGTGAGGTTCAGATCCATTGAAAATGTTATGAAAGAAATGGATCAGCTCTACTATGATTACAATGTAAGGGAATTTCATATAATCGATGATGTTTTCAACCTTTATAAGGAACGGGTCTATGAATTTTGTCAGGCGTTAAGAGAGAGGAATTGGGACATAAGCTATACTTTCCCGAACGGTATACGGCTTAATACTCTTGATAGAGAGGTGCTTCAGGCAATGAAAGAGACTGGAGTTTATTCTTTTACTGTTGGAATAGAGTCAGGATCGCAGAGGATACTTAACCATATGAAAAAAAGCCTCACTCTCGAAGAGATTGAGGATAAAGTTAACCTTATAAATGAGGCAGGTTTGCACCCGAGCGGTTTTTTTATTATCGGCTACCCGGCAGAGACAGAAGATGATATAAAAGAAACAATAAAGTTTGCAAAGAAGCTCAAGATAAAGAGGGCGCACTTCAGTAATTTTCTTCCACTTCCCGGGACTGAGGCTACAAGAGTGCTTCAAAGTACAGGTGAAGTTGGAGAAATAAAATGGGGAGAGCTTTTTTATTCCAGAGTTCCCTATAGCCCTCCCGGGATTTCAAAAGAAAGACTTAAGGCGCTGCAGAGAAAAGCATTTATTTCTTTTCATCTGAGATGGCGTATAATAATTGGTATGCTATCTGAAATAAAATCTTTAAGACACATACAGTCTTTGGTAAAAAGAATGTGGGATTATCTTTTTACAACGTAG
- a CDS encoding glycosyltransferase family 39 protein translates to MTSLPSRLTIFFIITLSIILRIYRLGTYDFWFDEVLCVFQKEELGGILNGRVLDSNPPLYFLLLNLWGKFGSGEFWLRLPSVIFGVFNIYALYAVAKKLFDEQTAQAASFLLAISPFHIYYSQEVKMYSLFILLSFLSFSSLLLAIKTGERRYCFFYFLSTALLLYTHYFGMYVVSIEVISLAFCTFLMKEKRKVLTSLAISLITVGIAYLPWIPVMLKEHFFNTSGFVSTWIPRPGIKSLFNTLKNFSVGFSSPRINYFIASFVYGIMFVTGLYGIIKERSKEYFLLPFFVILTPLILFVVSLYHPVYLDRYISFILPLFLLIVAGEVKKIKKGGVVVILMAVTIFSYFGYKNMYEEIPYIQQAPGEHARIQMREPVEYLQSKWESGDIVGHSCRSTLLSFEYYWKDSPEQKLLATSMFERYPQPSDWKHSNLLPDVVPDSVRGKGRIWLVLSWWDPLDHLDPISKELKDWMDGHFYLEGEKRFKGIFIFQYSRRNIA, encoded by the coding sequence ATGACAAGCCTCCCTTCCCGGCTAACCATTTTTTTTATAATAACATTAAGTATAATCCTCAGAATCTACAGGCTTGGGACTTATGACTTCTGGTTTGATGAGGTTTTGTGCGTTTTCCAGAAAGAAGAACTTGGCGGGATTCTCAATGGAAGGGTGCTTGATAGCAATCCACCTTTATATTTTCTGTTATTGAATCTATGGGGAAAGTTTGGGAGCGGAGAATTCTGGCTTAGACTGCCATCTGTTATTTTTGGGGTCTTCAATATTTATGCACTCTATGCAGTAGCAAAAAAGTTATTTGATGAGCAGACAGCACAAGCCGCATCATTCCTGCTTGCAATTTCACCATTTCACATCTATTACAGTCAGGAGGTTAAAATGTATTCCCTTTTTATCCTCCTATCATTCTTATCCTTTTCATCGCTGCTGCTTGCAATAAAAACAGGTGAAAGAAGGTATTGTTTCTTTTATTTTCTTTCTACTGCTTTGTTACTGTATACACATTATTTTGGGATGTATGTTGTATCCATCGAGGTCATCTCTCTGGCGTTTTGCACTTTCCTCATGAAAGAAAAAAGGAAAGTGCTGACGAGTTTAGCAATCTCTCTTATAACTGTGGGGATTGCATATCTTCCATGGATTCCGGTCATGCTTAAAGAACATTTTTTTAATACCTCAGGTTTTGTTTCAACGTGGATACCAAGGCCTGGAATAAAAAGCTTATTTAATACACTTAAGAATTTCTCTGTAGGGTTCAGCTCTCCGCGGATTAACTACTTTATTGCATCATTCGTTTATGGGATAATGTTTGTAACAGGTTTGTATGGAATCATAAAGGAAAGATCAAAAGAATACTTTTTACTTCCTTTTTTTGTCATTTTAACTCCGCTTATTCTCTTTGTTGTTTCCCTGTATCATCCTGTTTATCTTGATAGATATATATCATTTATTCTTCCATTATTTCTTCTCATTGTCGCAGGGGAAGTAAAAAAAATCAAAAAAGGTGGAGTTGTCGTTATATTGATGGCGGTAACTATCTTTTCCTATTTTGGCTATAAGAATATGTATGAAGAAATCCCATATATACAGCAGGCCCCTGGGGAACATGCAAGGATCCAAATGAGAGAGCCAGTTGAGTACCTTCAATCTAAATGGGAATCCGGAGATATAGTGGGTCACTCCTGCAGGTCAACCCTCCTGAGTTTTGAGTATTATTGGAAAGATTCTCCGGAACAAAAACTTCTGGCTACTTCCATGTTTGAAAGATACCCGCAGCCCTCTGATTGGAAACATTCTAATCTCCTTCCCGATGTTGTTCCTGATTCTGTTAGGGGGAAAGGGCGAATCTGGCTTGTCCTTTCATGGTGGGATCCTCTTGACCATCTTGATCCAATTTCAAAAGAATTAAAAGATTGGATGGACGGTCATTTTTATCTTGAGGGGGAAAAAAGATTTAAGGGGATTTTCATATTCCAATATAGCAGGAGAAATATTGCCTGA
- a CDS encoding radical SAM protein: MKVFLGNAPWTKEGFYGVRAGSRWPHFEKEESEYMPFPFFLAYAAALLEKNSIDVRLVDGIANRDDDKKFFKKLTDYAPDIVVFEVSTNSIDIDLKFAEMTKKMLGENVPVVFCGPDMNMYKASFLENIKCVDIVLKGEYEFTLLEMVQHLDEKKDLNSVEGLFFRDRNGKVIFTGERKLVTDLDLFPWPARHQLQMGKYNDTPGNIPKPSVQMWASRGCPFKCIFCSWPQIMYGGNSYRTRNPVDVVNEMAWLVNEKGFKSIYFDDDTFNIGKKRIISICDEIKKKGLKVPWAIMARADTSDREMLEAMVDAGLYALKYGIESGVQDIVKVCGKDLDLAKAKENIRITKELGIKIHLTFAFGLPGETMDTIKRTVDFAIEQDPDSLQFSIITPFPGSRYFEDLDRKGFILSKNWEEYDGYNRAVIRTEMLDSCDLESGLRYANKSWIEHHMKKDMKVHPWKYIIRGIVSPFHGAKRFWELFAKK, encoded by the coding sequence ATGAAAGTATTTCTTGGAAATGCCCCATGGACAAAAGAGGGTTTCTATGGAGTGAGAGCTGGAAGCCGCTGGCCTCACTTTGAGAAAGAAGAGTCGGAATATATGCCGTTTCCGTTTTTCCTTGCTTATGCTGCTGCCCTTCTGGAAAAGAACTCAATTGACGTCAGGCTTGTTGACGGCATTGCTAACCGTGACGATGATAAAAAATTCTTTAAAAAGCTGACAGACTACGCACCTGACATCGTAGTCTTTGAGGTTTCGACCAACAGCATAGATATTGACCTGAAATTTGCCGAAATGACCAAAAAGATGCTGGGAGAAAATGTTCCGGTGGTATTTTGCGGTCCTGATATGAACATGTACAAAGCCAGTTTTCTCGAGAACATTAAATGTGTGGATATCGTACTAAAAGGCGAGTATGAATTTACCCTTCTTGAAATGGTTCAACACCTTGATGAGAAGAAAGATCTTAATAGCGTAGAAGGGCTTTTCTTCAGAGACAGAAATGGTAAAGTGATTTTTACTGGTGAGCGCAAGCTGGTAACTGACCTTGATCTTTTCCCATGGCCGGCCAGACATCAACTCCAGATGGGGAAATATAATGATACCCCCGGCAATATCCCAAAACCGAGTGTCCAGATGTGGGCAAGCAGAGGATGTCCCTTCAAGTGTATCTTCTGTTCATGGCCTCAGATAATGTACGGCGGGAACTCTTACCGCACAAGGAACCCGGTGGATGTTGTAAATGAAATGGCCTGGTTGGTTAATGAGAAGGGTTTTAAATCAATCTACTTCGATGATGATACATTTAACATTGGGAAAAAAAGAATTATCAGTATTTGTGATGAAATAAAGAAAAAGGGTTTGAAAGTTCCATGGGCCATAATGGCAAGGGCTGATACTTCAGACCGCGAAATGCTGGAAGCGATGGTTGATGCCGGACTTTATGCTCTAAAATATGGGATTGAGTCTGGCGTTCAAGACATTGTAAAGGTTTGCGGCAAAGATCTTGATCTTGCCAAAGCAAAAGAAAATATCAGGATAACCAAAGAACTTGGGATAAAGATTCATCTTACCTTTGCATTTGGACTTCCCGGGGAGACAATGGATACGATTAAACGGACAGTCGATTTTGCAATAGAACAGGATCCTGATTCCCTGCAGTTCTCAATAATTACTCCTTTTCCGGGGAGCAGGTATTTTGAGGATCTAGACAGGAAAGGTTTTATCCTCAGCAAAAACTGGGAGGAATATGACGGCTATAACAGGGCAGTTATAAGAACTGAAATGCTTGACAGTTGTGACCTTGAATCTGGTTTGAGATATGCTAATAAATCATGGATAGAACATCATATGAAAAAAGATATGAAAGTTCATCCATGGAAATATATTATAAGAGGAATTGTCAGTCCATTTCATGGAGCGAAAAGATTCTGGGAGCTTTTCGCCAAAAAATAA
- a CDS encoding glycosyltransferase family 4 protein, producing the protein MKKIAFVDLLFHWPAGGGSWNDLFQIASGMKKRGFEVKLFVPDFDLYFPRGVIKSELPFEVCHIPFNKLTFNFVNVPRKFKEAIDKFKPDYVFLGDGYFLKPYVSKALKDYPQIFRFYSYEIICSNNKLFFADSEICSNNIFDDSVKCKKCRFGNISLLKECAKIILNWKINAYPFSRIMFHFTQEYLFSVVFLNYYKYVVSESIKGVSRIVVYNDYVKDVVTKLNKQVEMIPSGVNTEKFVPLEKKRDNGIKKILMAGRVAEYAKGLTILENAFKLLLSKRNDIMLMLTVDDYFKPYENRFQGEYFKLIKWVDQDNLPAIYNEADIVVVPSLWMEPFGIVAVEAMACGLPVIASAVGGLQNIVVDGETGFLVTPGDEKALMDKIELLLDSPDLRESMGKKGRKLAESLYSWDKIIDKYYVPLFS; encoded by the coding sequence ATGAAAAAAATAGCTTTTGTAGATCTTCTTTTCCACTGGCCTGCGGGAGGAGGATCGTGGAATGACCTTTTTCAGATTGCTTCCGGAATGAAAAAGAGAGGGTTTGAAGTAAAACTCTTTGTCCCTGATTTTGACCTCTATTTTCCCCGCGGTGTAATAAAATCAGAGCTTCCTTTTGAAGTATGCCATATCCCTTTTAACAAGCTCACTTTTAATTTTGTAAATGTCCCCAGGAAGTTTAAGGAAGCAATAGATAAGTTTAAGCCAGACTATGTCTTTTTAGGTGATGGATATTTTCTAAAGCCTTATGTTTCAAAAGCTTTAAAGGACTATCCTCAGATTTTCAGATTTTATTCCTACGAAATTATATGTTCTAACAACAAGCTCTTTTTTGCCGACAGTGAAATTTGCTCAAATAATATTTTTGATGATTCAGTAAAATGTAAAAAATGCCGGTTCGGGAATATAAGTTTATTAAAAGAGTGTGCGAAGATAATACTTAATTGGAAAATTAATGCATATCCTTTTAGCAGAATTATGTTCCATTTTACCCAGGAATATCTTTTCTCCGTGGTTTTTTTGAATTATTATAAATATGTTGTGTCTGAGAGCATTAAAGGGGTCTCGCGAATTGTAGTGTATAATGATTACGTTAAAGATGTTGTCACAAAATTAAACAAGCAGGTAGAAATGATACCATCTGGGGTTAATACTGAAAAATTTGTTCCCCTTGAGAAAAAAAGAGATAATGGTATTAAAAAGATACTTATGGCAGGAAGGGTTGCAGAATATGCAAAGGGGCTTACAATCCTTGAGAATGCATTTAAGTTACTTCTTTCAAAACGTAATGATATTATGCTTATGTTGACAGTGGATGATTATTTCAAGCCTTATGAGAACCGTTTTCAGGGGGAATATTTCAAATTGATAAAATGGGTAGATCAGGATAATCTTCCTGCGATTTATAATGAGGCAGATATAGTGGTTGTTCCATCTCTGTGGATGGAGCCTTTTGGGATTGTTGCCGTAGAGGCTATGGCATGCGGATTGCCGGTTATTGCCTCCGCTGTCGGTGGATTACAGAATATAGTTGTTGATGGCGAAACAGGTTTTTTAGTCACTCCTGGTGATGAAAAAGCGCTTATGGACAAGATCGAGCTTCTTCTTGATTCACCTGATCTCAGGGAAAGCATGGGGAAAAAAGGAAGAAAACTTGCTGAATCTCTTTACAGTTGGGATAAGATTATAGATAAATATTATGTTCCATTATTTTCGTAA
- a CDS encoding glycosyltransferase family 4 protein, whose translation MKRIAFIDLMFMWPPSGGATTDLKEVITRFSECGYEVKLFVPDFPDYLPRGVIDESLPFPVEKINFNKYSFNKYTLPSRFRRAVEGFSPDIVFIGDGYNMKPMLLSAFEDYKTIVRFYAYEVFCYTFNLINNRGENCTNNLFLNIEQCKDCKYPGGSFFKALAGVYLNYNVNDLFYLLNTQEIFSSGAYSGSYQKTAKKLLGGASEIIVYNPFTKDLLNGISSNVNVFPSGVDTLRFMPGNKKKGEKTAILMTGRISYPPKGFKIIEAACRKLLETRDDFMLFCTADVDMTMDAIPKPFCDHIVFLNWMNQEKLPMLYEMADICVVPSTWHEPFGITAVEAMACGKPVIASSVGGLSGIVENGKTGFLVKPNDVEGVCNALKQLLDDRGLMINMGNEGRKRATEFYDWDIVMKKYYFPLIEAL comes from the coding sequence ATGAAACGGATAGCTTTTATTGATCTTATGTTTATGTGGCCTCCTTCAGGAGGGGCGACAACTGACCTCAAAGAAGTCATTACAAGATTTAGTGAATGCGGATATGAAGTAAAGCTTTTTGTTCCTGATTTCCCTGACTATTTACCGCGGGGAGTCATCGATGAATCTCTTCCGTTCCCTGTTGAAAAAATAAATTTCAACAAATATTCTTTTAATAAATATACTCTTCCTTCAAGGTTTAGAAGAGCTGTTGAAGGCTTTAGTCCTGATATTGTTTTCATAGGGGATGGGTATAATATGAAGCCGATGCTTCTCAGTGCTTTTGAAGATTATAAAACTATTGTCAGATTCTATGCATATGAAGTTTTCTGTTATACCTTTAATCTCATCAACAACAGGGGTGAAAATTGCACTAACAATTTGTTTTTGAATATTGAACAATGTAAAGATTGCAAATACCCTGGAGGAAGCTTCTTTAAAGCGCTTGCCGGGGTATATTTAAATTACAATGTAAATGACCTGTTTTACCTGTTAAATACTCAGGAAATATTTTCAAGCGGTGCTTATTCCGGTTCATATCAGAAGACTGCAAAAAAACTTCTTGGAGGTGCATCTGAAATTATCGTTTATAATCCTTTCACAAAAGACCTGCTAAATGGAATCAGCTCAAATGTGAATGTATTCCCTTCTGGTGTTGACACATTGCGTTTTATGCCGGGGAATAAAAAGAAAGGGGAAAAGACAGCGATACTTATGACGGGAAGAATTTCCTATCCGCCTAAAGGTTTTAAAATAATAGAGGCGGCATGCAGGAAGCTTCTTGAAACAAGAGATGATTTTATGCTTTTTTGTACTGCTGACGTTGATATGACAATGGATGCGATACCTAAACCTTTTTGTGACCACATTGTCTTTTTAAACTGGATGAATCAGGAAAAACTTCCAATGCTTTATGAAATGGCAGATATATGCGTGGTCCCTTCAACATGGCATGAGCCTTTTGGCATCACTGCTGTCGAGGCAATGGCCTGCGGGAAGCCGGTAATTGCATCAAGCGTTGGCGGATTAAGCGGTATTGTGGAAAATGGGAAGACCGGATTTCTTGTAAAACCAAATGATGTTGAAGGGGTTTGCAATGCATTGAAACAACTTTTGGATGACAGAGGATTAATGATAAATATGGGGAATGAGGGGAGAAAAAGAGCTACGGAATTTTACGATTGGGATATAGTAATGAAAAAATATTATTTTCCACTTATAGAGGCACTTTGA
- a CDS encoding cobalamin B12-binding domain-containing protein — translation MKVLLIQPPLPCNERHKRILPLGIGYLASYIRQELPDIDVRILDAHVMNMNYSQTICEIIKEKWDVVGFSFWTAQAPFVYNIASAVKVHIPEALIVFGGVHTSLCPEEATEYSDLCVLHEGEITFTEVLKRLQDSRKFDDISGVAFREDGKFIQTPARPLIDNLDTIPFPAWDLLSMDCYSTPLHVVGGRRLPIVGSRGCPYNCTYCVSPLMWMGKVRWRNPENVIEEMKKSITDLNICQFHFWDDNFLLNRKYVIGLCEGILREGLKVKWTGLTRASHVQKNKDLIELLAKSGCIGLEVGIESANPETFIQIHKEESLAVIEEIAALQKKYGMFPLFTYMAFNPGETINGYYMQSKFIDKLLNDLPWLEHFHPLPFPIYIGQFSTAYPKTQLMEDARSLGMVLVDTWDDCFHHNINFVPNSLLDDVPMRTQERLDPNDLLIAVYAAWAGIWDFASFSLPRLERFTEQYQYIRFLQSFYIRCDGNRTLRMIATEVAGFLNISSKKSFKFAAFSCLVLAQMGLLRSALYQQDLEMGKKKVTIPWEKGVNKTIKRILATAFLKIYCFLIKR, via the coding sequence ATGAAAGTACTTTTAATTCAACCGCCTTTACCGTGCAATGAGCGTCACAAAAGGATTTTGCCATTAGGTATCGGGTATCTTGCCTCCTATATAAGGCAAGAACTTCCTGATATTGATGTAAGGATCCTTGATGCTCATGTAATGAATATGAACTATTCTCAAACGATTTGCGAAATAATCAAGGAAAAATGGGATGTAGTTGGATTTTCATTTTGGACTGCACAGGCACCATTTGTATATAATATTGCCAGCGCAGTAAAAGTGCATATTCCTGAAGCTCTTATTGTGTTTGGCGGAGTTCATACGTCACTTTGTCCCGAGGAAGCTACGGAGTATTCAGACTTATGCGTTCTTCATGAGGGAGAAATTACATTCACTGAAGTTCTTAAAAGATTACAGGATAGCAGAAAGTTTGATGACATAAGCGGAGTAGCTTTCAGAGAAGATGGGAAATTTATACAGACCCCTGCAAGACCGCTTATAGATAATCTCGATACTATCCCGTTCCCAGCATGGGATCTTCTTTCAATGGATTGTTATTCAACGCCGCTTCATGTAGTAGGCGGCAGAAGACTGCCCATAGTAGGTTCACGGGGATGTCCCTACAACTGCACATATTGCGTTTCACCTTTGATGTGGATGGGAAAGGTACGCTGGAGAAACCCGGAGAATGTTATTGAGGAAATGAAGAAATCGATAACCGACCTTAACATATGCCAGTTTCATTTCTGGGATGACAACTTCCTTCTAAACAGGAAGTACGTTATAGGACTTTGCGAGGGTATCCTGAGAGAAGGCTTGAAGGTCAAATGGACCGGGCTTACAAGAGCTTCTCATGTCCAGAAAAATAAAGATTTAATAGAGCTTTTGGCTAAATCAGGGTGCATAGGGCTTGAAGTTGGCATTGAGAGTGCAAATCCTGAAACTTTCATCCAGATACATAAAGAAGAAAGTCTTGCTGTTATAGAAGAGATTGCTGCGCTCCAGAAGAAGTACGGGATGTTCCCTCTTTTTACTTATATGGCATTTAATCCTGGTGAAACAATAAATGGTTATTATATGCAATCTAAGTTCATAGATAAACTCCTTAACGACCTTCCCTGGCTTGAACATTTTCATCCTCTGCCTTTCCCGATTTATATTGGGCAGTTTTCAACTGCTTATCCGAAAACTCAGCTGATGGAGGATGCACGCAGTCTCGGTATGGTTCTTGTAGATACATGGGATGACTGTTTCCATCATAACATAAATTTTGTCCCTAACTCTCTTCTTGACGACGTTCCAATGCGCACGCAGGAGAGACTTGATCCCAATGACCTGCTTATCGCGGTTTATGCTGCATGGGCTGGCATATGGGATTTTGCGTCATTTTCACTGCCCAGGCTTGAAAGATTTACTGAACAGTATCAATATATACGTTTTCTCCAGTCATTTTATATAAGATGCGACGGCAACAGGACGCTAAGAATGATTGCTACAGAAGTTGCAGGATTTCTTAACATAAGTTCTAAAAAAAGCTTTAAGTTTGCAGCTTTTTCTTGTCTTGTCTTAGCGCAGATGGGATTGTTAAGGTCTGCACTTTACCAGCAGGACCTTGAAATGGGAAAAAAGAAGGTAACTATTCCATGGGAGAAGGGTGTAAATAAAACAATAAAGAGAATTCTTGCAACAGCATTTCTTAAAATATACTGTTTCCTTATAAAACGGTGA
- a CDS encoding glycosyltransferase family 4 protein, with protein MKIIFIGHSGYQYPHVRIRCYHFASVLKKMGMETEVLSFKDHLLPPQYSEETMYALRDRRKIQLTLKAFLRLLGEKGNIFYVQKLLFHAAIPFLLSRLGRNRYILDCDDWDAQYGTLYKSRELNRFFFDIPARSDSYGNIAPEDYNKVLMKYAGEALGCVVASHSLLDIMSKVNDRTFYVPTGVDDEKFNNNSTKKDGNTITFSWTGIVWGDVIFDNMLFLLHCFSALRSKYPNIRLKILGGGQYMGRVKKVVESVYNNDGIEVLGTIKPDEVPQFLSGIDIGVVPMIQSNDLWVNSKSPTKLFEFMSSGKPVIASRTGENVYVIDDGKDGFLASGKDEFLKKMEMLITDEKLRKDMGEKAREKIVNNYSLNVLGKKLYSVISELKELA; from the coding sequence ATGAAGATTATTTTTATAGGACATAGCGGATACCAATATCCCCATGTAAGAATAAGATGTTATCACTTTGCATCGGTCTTAAAAAAAATGGGGATGGAAACTGAAGTTCTGTCATTTAAAGACCACCTTCTCCCGCCTCAATACAGCGAGGAGACAATGTATGCTCTAAGGGACAGGAGAAAGATTCAGTTGACCTTAAAAGCTTTTTTGAGACTTTTGGGTGAAAAGGGAAATATATTTTACGTCCAGAAACTTCTTTTCCATGCAGCTATACCTTTCCTGCTTTCACGTTTGGGAAGAAACCGGTATATACTTGATTGTGATGACTGGGATGCCCAGTACGGAACGCTTTATAAGAGCAGGGAGCTCAACAGGTTTTTCTTTGATATCCCTGCAAGGTCAGATTCTTATGGGAACATTGCCCCAGAGGATTATAATAAAGTGCTCATGAAATATGCGGGAGAAGCTCTCGGTTGTGTTGTTGCGAGCCACAGTTTGCTTGATATAATGTCTAAGGTCAATGACAGGACTTTTTACGTTCCAACAGGTGTTGATGACGAGAAGTTTAATAATAACTCTACTAAAAAAGATGGAAATACGATAACGTTCTCCTGGACAGGGATTGTATGGGGCGATGTTATTTTTGATAATATGTTATTTCTTCTTCACTGCTTTTCAGCACTAAGAAGCAAATATCCTAATATCAGGCTTAAAATACTGGGTGGTGGACAATATATGGGAAGAGTAAAAAAAGTTGTTGAATCAGTATATAACAATGATGGGATAGAAGTTCTTGGAACTATAAAGCCGGATGAAGTTCCTCAATTTCTTTCAGGGATAGACATAGGAGTGGTACCCATGATTCAGTCAAACGATCTGTGGGTCAATTCCAAGAGTCCTACAAAACTGTTTGAATTTATGTCTTCAGGAAAGCCTGTTATTGCAAGCAGGACAGGTGAGAATGTTTACGTCATTGATGACGGGAAAGATGGTTTTTTAGCTTCAGGCAAAGATGAGTTTCTGAAGAAAATGGAAATGCTTATAACTGACGAGAAACTGCGCAAAGATATGGGGGAAAAAGCGCGGGAAAAGATAGTGAATAATTACTCTTTAAATGTTTTAGGGAAAAAACTATATAGCGTCATATCAGAGCTAAAGGAATTAGCATGA